A segment of the Echinicola strongylocentroti genome:
GAGAATTCACCATTTGTTTATTTGCAATTTTATCTTTAACGAGTAATTTTGTTACTCTTGAGTAATTTTTTTACTCTTATTTTATGGATATCACGGAGTGTGATTGACCTGGCGAAGCTGTACTTGGGAAGAAAAAAGTCAAATTCAAAGAGGCAGGAACCGATCAAGAGCATCAACAGCTATTCAACTTAGAAGATCAAACCATTCAACGACCCACCTTGGAACCAAAAATAATTGAGCCATCGAAAGGATGGAAATTGGTAGATTTTAAAGAGCTTTGGAGATACAAAGACCTGCTTTATTTCCTGACCTTGCGGGGCATCAAGGCGCGTTACGCACAGAGTATCTTGGGAGTGTCCTGGGCGATCATCCAGCCACTGTTTACGACGCTGGTATTTACTGTGGTGTTTGGCAACCTTGCCAAAGTGGATTCTGACGGGATGCCTTATGTGCTATTTTCCTACTTGGCGCTGTGGCCGTGGAATTATTTCTCTGGCACCCTCACCGAGTCAGCCAACAGCCTTATTGCCAATTCCGGGATGATCACCAAGGTGTATTTTCCAAGGATGGTGCTGCCACTGGCCTCGATATTTTCCAAGTTGTTGGACTTTATCATTGCCTTTTTGGTGGTCGTGGGGTTTTTGATCTATTTTCAGGTGATGCCGGGTTGGGGATTGGTTTTCCTGCCACTGTTGATTGTCCAGTTGCTGCTGACGTCTTTGGGCATTGGTATGATCCTGTCCGCTATGGCCGTGCAGTACCGCGATGTCAAGCATGCACTGACTTTTTTGGTGCAGTTGCTGATGTACACCGCACCGGTGGTCTATAGCACGACGGCCGTACCTGAAGTTTACCGTCCATTTTATATCCTGAATCCCATGGTCGGGGTGATCGAAGGCTTTCGCGCGGC
Coding sequences within it:
- a CDS encoding ABC transporter permease, giving the protein MEPKIIEPSKGWKLVDFKELWRYKDLLYFLTLRGIKARYAQSILGVSWAIIQPLFTTLVFTVVFGNLAKVDSDGMPYVLFSYLALWPWNYFSGTLTESANSLIANSGMITKVYFPRMVLPLASIFSKLLDFIIAFLVVVGFLIYFQVMPGWGLVFLPLLIVQLLLTSLGIGMILSAMAVQYRDVKHALTFLVQLLMYTAPVVYSTTAVPEVYRPFYILNPMVGVIEGFRAAFLDRPLPWEWIWPGAVVAMVLFVFGMFYFRRMERVFADVA